One Thauera sp. K11 DNA window includes the following coding sequences:
- a CDS encoding IS1634 family transposase, with protein MYLRQSKQKRADGREVTYLQLAENVWDATKGRSQAQIVFNCGRADDPEVIERLRRLAKSILRRCSPEAIVADDPGWRLVCAWPYGDVHALEAVWQRLGIDAIVRAQAHGRRFGFEMERALFALVANRACAPASKLYCHEQWLKEDVHIEGTQALALHQLYRAMDFLEANKAAIEQAIFLQVADLLSLDVEIVFYDTTSLHFEIDDEDNGDADGLMRGSVAAGAKRYVAPRKRGYSKNGRGDAPQIVVGLAVTRDGFPVRHWVFPGNTVDVTTVAQVKEDLKGWQLTRCLFVGDAGMVSQANFQALAKGGGKYLMAMPMRRGDEVTEAVLSRPGRYRKIADNLEVKEVVVGDGERRRRYAVCFNPQEAHRQRAYRDERIRELEAELACLADQDEGGHSKRVCALRSSARYGRFLKETKRGLAIDRQAIAELERFDGKFVVHSNDDTLTAEDMALGYKQQQRVEEAWRTMKGGLRMRPVFHWAPHRIHAHIAITVLSLLLERVIEHACQDTWRNVRDDLKRIQLAQLSSPNGTVWQVTEPTAEAANRLKALKIKPPPAVLRLD; from the coding sequence ATGTACTTGAGACAGAGCAAACAGAAGCGGGCGGACGGCCGGGAGGTCACCTACCTGCAGCTGGCCGAGAACGTGTGGGACGCGACGAAGGGGCGCTCACAGGCGCAGATCGTGTTCAACTGCGGCCGTGCCGACGACCCGGAAGTCATCGAACGGCTTCGCCGTCTGGCCAAGAGCATCCTGCGTCGCTGCTCGCCCGAGGCCATCGTGGCCGACGATCCGGGCTGGCGCCTGGTGTGCGCCTGGCCCTACGGCGACGTGCACGCGCTCGAGGCGGTATGGCAGCGACTCGGGATCGATGCCATCGTGCGTGCGCAGGCGCACGGCCGGCGCTTCGGCTTCGAGATGGAGCGGGCGCTGTTCGCACTGGTGGCCAATCGTGCGTGCGCGCCTGCCTCCAAGCTTTACTGTCACGAGCAGTGGCTCAAGGAGGACGTGCACATCGAAGGCACGCAAGCCCTGGCGCTGCACCAGCTCTACCGCGCGATGGACTTTCTCGAGGCAAACAAGGCCGCGATCGAACAGGCGATCTTCCTCCAGGTCGCCGACCTGTTGAGTCTGGACGTGGAGATCGTCTTCTACGACACCACCTCGTTGCACTTCGAGATCGACGACGAGGACAACGGCGACGCCGACGGCCTGATGCGCGGCAGCGTGGCCGCTGGCGCCAAGCGCTACGTGGCGCCCAGGAAGCGCGGCTACAGCAAGAACGGCCGGGGCGATGCGCCGCAGATCGTGGTGGGCCTGGCGGTCACCCGCGACGGCTTCCCGGTGCGCCACTGGGTGTTTCCGGGCAACACGGTCGATGTCACCACGGTGGCCCAGGTCAAGGAAGACCTCAAGGGCTGGCAGCTCACCCGCTGTTTGTTCGTCGGGGACGCCGGCATGGTCTCGCAGGCCAACTTCCAGGCGCTCGCCAAAGGCGGTGGCAAGTACCTGATGGCGATGCCGATGCGCCGTGGCGACGAGGTGACCGAAGCAGTGCTCTCGCGCCCGGGGCGCTACCGCAAGATCGCCGACAACCTCGAGGTCAAGGAGGTCGTCGTCGGCGACGGCGAGCGCCGCCGCCGCTATGCGGTGTGCTTCAACCCGCAGGAGGCACACCGCCAGCGTGCCTATCGTGACGAGCGCATCCGCGAACTCGAGGCCGAGCTTGCATGCCTGGCCGATCAGGACGAGGGAGGGCACAGCAAGCGCGTGTGCGCGCTGCGCAGCAGCGCCCGCTACGGGCGGTTCCTGAAGGAGACCAAGCGGGGCCTGGCGATCGATCGGCAGGCCATCGCCGAACTCGAACGTTTCGACGGCAAGTTCGTCGTCCACAGTAACGATGACACCCTTACCGCCGAGGACATGGCGCTCGGCTACAAGCAGCAGCAGCGCGTCGAAGAAGCCTGGCGCACGATGAAGGGCGGCCTGCGCATGCGCCCCGTGTTCCACTGGGCGCCCCACCGCATCCACGCCCACATCGCGATTACCGTGCTGTCTCTGTTACTGGAACGCGTGATCGAGCACGCCTGCCAAGATACTTGGCGCAACGTGCGCGATGACCTCAAGCGCATTCAGCTTGCGCAATTGTCCAGCCCCAACGGCACCGTCTGGCAGGTCACCGAACCCACGGCGGAAGCGGCCAACCGACTGAAAGCATTGAAGATCAAGCCGCCGCCGGCTGTCCTCAGGCTCGACTGA
- a CDS encoding tetratricopeptide repeat protein, translated as MTTRQAPEIFQIPLDDLDPAGLPPRGTAEFEQAVIGRYALDYAARGWQAVVAVDDAFVRVVAVPERGVEPKAYVLGLLQNGFLEDALPVLEALDGMLDDAEIAYSHGLCLSELGRPAEAVAPLQRAVELDPTHANAFIALGVAFARTGRADEAANALRDAVKLEPENAFAKRNLAAVLMRSGRAAEALPFFRQAACLAPADPGAQLGLAQCLEALGPSHVKEAAEQYKAVLKRFPDYQAGEMAE; from the coding sequence ATGACCACCCGCCAAGCCCCCGAAATCTTCCAGATCCCGCTCGACGACCTCGACCCGGCGGGCCTGCCGCCGCGCGGCACGGCCGAGTTCGAGCAGGCGGTAATCGGGCGCTACGCGCTCGACTACGCGGCGCGCGGCTGGCAGGCCGTGGTGGCGGTCGATGACGCGTTCGTGCGCGTGGTCGCGGTCCCCGAGCGTGGGGTCGAACCCAAGGCCTACGTGCTGGGGCTGCTGCAAAACGGCTTCCTGGAGGATGCGCTGCCGGTGCTCGAGGCGCTCGACGGCATGCTGGACGACGCCGAGATTGCCTACAGCCACGGGCTGTGTTTGTCCGAACTGGGGCGACCGGCAGAGGCGGTCGCCCCGCTGCAGCGGGCGGTCGAGCTCGACCCCACGCACGCAAACGCGTTCATCGCGCTCGGAGTAGCGTTCGCGCGCACCGGGCGCGCCGATGAGGCGGCTAACGCGCTGCGCGACGCGGTCAAGCTCGAACCCGAGAACGCCTTCGCCAAGCGCAACCTGGCGGCGGTGCTGATGCGGTCCGGCCGGGCGGCCGAGGCGCTGCCGTTCTTCCGCCAGGCGGCGTGTCTGGCGCCGGCCGATCCCGGGGCGCAGCTCGGGCTCGCGCAGTGCCTGGAAGCGCTCGGGCCGTCGCACGTGAAGGAGGCGGCCGAGCAGTACAAGGCGGTGCTCAAGCGCTTCCCCGATTACCAGGCGGGCGAGATGGCCGAGTAG
- a CDS encoding antibiotic biosynthesis monooxygenase, producing MSEPQTHPVLLLVSRRAKPGHEAEFEWLMAEFITAAKVFPGCLGAQLVHPGDDEAVEDTLYHALMAFKDAGSLEAWQQSAERAAGTASIAPYIDGPAVVRGISGLAHWFQPQPGPKQGQPPRWKVAVVTWLGIFPTVYLLFLLLGEVLAPWSLFARIFLLTVLVVIIMTWGVAPQLTRLLRPWLFPSATPKLKGASVNRSP from the coding sequence ATGAGCGAACCGCAAACCCACCCCGTTCTGCTGCTGGTCAGCCGCCGTGCGAAACCCGGGCATGAGGCCGAGTTTGAATGGCTGATGGCCGAGTTCATTACTGCGGCAAAGGTCTTTCCCGGCTGCCTCGGCGCCCAACTGGTACACCCAGGCGACGACGAGGCGGTGGAGGATACGCTGTACCACGCCCTGATGGCGTTCAAGGACGCCGGCAGTCTTGAAGCTTGGCAGCAATCGGCTGAGCGGGCCGCCGGCACCGCCAGCATTGCCCCCTATATCGATGGCCCGGCAGTGGTGCGCGGCATTTCAGGACTGGCGCACTGGTTTCAGCCTCAGCCCGGCCCCAAACAGGGCCAGCCGCCGCGCTGGAAAGTGGCGGTCGTCACCTGGTTGGGAATATTTCCGACGGTGTATCTGCTCTTTCTGCTGCTAGGGGAAGTGCTCGCGCCCTGGTCTCTATTCGCCCGAATTTTTCTCTTGACGGTGCTGGTCGTGATCATCATGACTTGGGGGGTTGCGCCACAGTTGACCCGCTTGCTCAGGCCTTGGCTTTTTCCTTCAGCGACGCCCAAACTCAAAGGCGCTTCGGTTAACCGATCTCCTTAG
- a CDS encoding isochorismatase family protein: MSYEKFSADNAAMLLIDHQVGTMSWVHSISFDDMKMNALMLAQSARILKMPVVLTSSMEEYAQGPLLSELESILPAEFAARIKRFGIVNAMDDGNFAAAVKATGRKKLIIAGVTNDVCTVYPALSLVRDGFEVQVVADAGGSPTKMADDIALRRMERAGVTLTTTNQLIAELAGSWTTPEGEQLIQVLIPSLKA, translated from the coding sequence ATGAGCTACGAAAAATTTAGTGCCGACAACGCCGCCATGCTGCTGATCGATCATCAGGTTGGCACCATGAGCTGGGTCCATTCGATTTCGTTCGACGACATGAAAATGAATGCCTTGATGCTGGCGCAATCGGCCCGCATCCTGAAAATGCCGGTCGTGCTGACCTCCAGCATGGAAGAGTACGCCCAGGGGCCGTTGCTGAGCGAACTGGAAAGCATCCTGCCCGCTGAATTTGCTGCGCGCATCAAGCGCTTCGGCATTGTGAACGCCATGGACGACGGGAACTTCGCTGCAGCAGTCAAGGCGACTGGTCGCAAGAAGCTGATCATCGCGGGCGTCACCAATGACGTATGTACGGTCTATCCGGCACTGAGCCTGGTGCGTGATGGTTTCGAGGTGCAGGTCGTTGCCGATGCGGGCGGATCTCCCACCAAAATGGCTGACGATATCGCTTTGCGCCGAATGGAGCGCGCAGGCGTCACGCTGACCACGACCAACCAATTGATCGCCGAGCTTGCCGGTAGCTGGACAACGCCTGAAGGTGAGCAACTGATTCAGGTGCTGATACCTTCGCTCAAAGCTTGA
- a CDS encoding pirin family protein, with translation MNIGSGFRAYSLRGGEMAAPIDPFLGVDHAWMSAATFPTHPHAGFSAVSYLFLDSESGVNNRDSLGTRNLIQPGGLHWTAAGRGVVHSEVPAESGKTVHMLQIFVNLAVERQGAEAFALSLEPQDVPVVHLPGIKVRVPLGAFGEARSPLRPPTEVCLLDISLDEGASLSVPIPDGHSVFIMPIFGTLVIDGQSFAANEPRLPVFPAQATLREIALQAKDGNAKVVVFSGTPLRQPVHWQGPMALASAETLADRIAAYQRGEFGSI, from the coding sequence ATGAACATCGGCAGCGGCTTTCGCGCGTACTCCCTGCGGGGTGGCGAGATGGCCGCACCGATCGATCCTTTCCTCGGTGTCGATCATGCCTGGATGAGTGCGGCGACCTTCCCGACGCATCCGCATGCCGGGTTCTCGGCGGTGTCCTATCTCTTTCTCGATTCGGAAAGCGGCGTCAACAACCGGGATTCTCTCGGTACGCGCAACCTTATCCAGCCCGGGGGCCTGCACTGGACAGCTGCCGGTCGGGGCGTCGTGCACAGCGAGGTGCCGGCCGAAAGCGGCAAGACCGTGCATATGCTGCAAATCTTCGTGAATCTGGCGGTTGAACGGCAGGGTGCTGAAGCTTTTGCGCTCAGCCTTGAACCGCAGGATGTGCCGGTGGTGCATCTGCCGGGGATTAAGGTTCGCGTTCCCCTCGGCGCTTTTGGTGAAGCACGCTCCCCGCTGCGTCCGCCGACGGAGGTTTGCCTGCTCGATATCTCGCTGGATGAGGGCGCCAGTCTGTCCGTGCCGATTCCTGACGGTCACAGCGTTTTCATCATGCCGATCTTTGGCACGCTGGTGATTGATGGTCAAAGCTTTGCTGCCAATGAACCACGCTTGCCCGTGTTCCCGGCACAGGCCACGTTGCGTGAAATTGCGCTCCAGGCGAAGGACGGCAATGCCAAGGTGGTCGTATTTTCCGGAACGCCGCTACGTCAGCCGGTGCATTGGCAAGGGCCGATGGCGCTGGCGTCCGCTGAAACTCTCGCTGACCGGATTGCCGCTTACCAACGCGGTGAATTTGGCTCGATTTAA
- a CDS encoding MerR family DNA-binding protein encodes MRRYGEADVTRVRFVKSAQRLGFSLDEIAELLRLEDGTHCEEASSLAEHKLKDVREKMADLARMEAVLSELVCACHARRGNVSCPLIASLQGGASLAGSAMP; translated from the coding sequence ATCCGCCGCTATGGCGAGGCGGATGTAACGCGGGTGCGCTTCGTGAAATCAGCCCAGCGGCTGGGCTTCAGCCTGGATGAGATCGCCGAGCTGCTGCGGCTGGAGGATGGCACCCATTGCGAGGAAGCCAGCAGTCTGGCCGAGCACAAGCTCAAGGACGTGCGCGAGAAAATGGCTGACCTGGCGCGCATGGAGGCCGTGCTGTCTGAGTTGGTGTGCGCCTGCCATGCGCGAAGGGGGAACGTTTCCTGCCCGCTGATCGCGTCACTACAGGGTGGAGCAAGCTTGGCAGGTTCGGCTATGCCTTAG
- a CDS encoding Tn3-like element IS1071 family transposase — protein MQGWHTTFLGMRGLPRDISDFEMKAFFTFDGAERDAINARRGDSHKLGLALHIGFLRMSGRLLGAFRVIPVALWRHLGNELGIAAPEVASLRAMYERGRTLFDHQQVACTVLGFQWMSEHQRRSLVRELRDEVARCADRDQLLVRARQWLYKNKLVIVHERAIRTLIAAALAQLEVETGTAIAASVDPATLDRWRASVSELRPDGQTQQSWLWAAPAKHSTRQISEVLERIDLLYTLDVHKHLADIPDLILRRYARRLVSRPPSAGAKIKEPARTVEVACFLRYCLFTTTDQLILMVQRRIADLWRQAAADVPATVNWAAMYKTLLGELVALSAQGAVPDAELRARLEALITETQKRKPPSRASLVREGLIDGIRPVRSLLVAIAKLPWQATGEHPAIEYLAKLQALYLKGSRKLPVEVVAPSLGMIWQVSISSPDRERAFQALEVATLFALRRAVRNGSVWIEHSLSFRGRARLFFTDERWQAESKKHYARLSLPSKAATFLKPLLARVTAGVDAVAAAARSGVLRVDDELHLSPLPAEDEDPEVTKLRAALDHRIGEVQLPEVILAVDAQVRFSWIMLGREPRSTDELLMVYAGIMAHGTSLTAVECARMIPQLSATSIRQAMRWARDERRLSQACQAVLEFMQRHPIAATWGRSDLASSDMMSMETTKRVWQARLDPRRNTPSIGIYSHVKDRWGIFHAQPFVLNERQAGVAIEGVIRQEKLETSQLAVDTHGYTDFAMSHARLLGFDLCPRLKELKQRHLFVPRGTKVPAEIAAVCEANVDVALIEKHWDSLVHLAASVMSGHASAVAALARFGSAAQGDPIYEAGVQLGRLLRTAFLADYFVKDAFRNELRRVLNRGEAVNALKRAIYTGRISPAQAKRVDEMQAVADALSLMANIVMAWNTSQMQAVLDRWSNRRQVIPPELIGKIAPTRLESINLRGVFRFPVDRYADQILPSRPNASITGTNG, from the coding sequence ATGCAGGGTTGGCACACAACGTTTTTGGGGATGCGTGGGCTCCCCCGCGATATCAGCGACTTCGAGATGAAGGCATTTTTCACCTTCGATGGTGCCGAGCGCGACGCAATCAATGCACGCCGAGGTGATTCCCACAAGCTTGGTCTGGCGCTCCATATTGGTTTCCTGCGCATGAGTGGGCGTTTGCTCGGTGCCTTTCGGGTAATTCCAGTAGCCTTGTGGCGCCACCTTGGCAACGAGCTTGGCATTGCAGCACCAGAAGTCGCCTCGCTGAGAGCCATGTATGAACGCGGGCGCACGCTATTCGATCACCAACAAGTAGCCTGCACGGTCCTTGGATTCCAGTGGATGAGCGAGCACCAGCGCCGCTCACTGGTACGTGAACTGCGCGACGAAGTGGCGCGCTGCGCCGACCGCGATCAGCTACTCGTGCGGGCGCGTCAATGGCTGTACAAGAACAAGCTGGTGATCGTGCACGAGCGGGCAATTCGGACACTGATTGCGGCGGCACTTGCCCAGCTTGAAGTTGAAACAGGCACCGCCATCGCCGCCAGCGTTGATCCAGCAACACTTGATCGCTGGCGAGCCTCAGTTTCAGAGCTGCGCCCAGATGGACAAACCCAGCAGAGTTGGCTATGGGCTGCACCGGCGAAACACTCAACCCGCCAAATCAGCGAGGTACTGGAGCGCATCGACCTGCTTTACACGCTGGACGTTCATAAGCACCTGGCAGACATCCCCGATCTCATCTTGCGCCGCTACGCGCGCCGACTTGTCTCCAGGCCGCCCTCAGCCGGAGCCAAGATCAAAGAGCCAGCGCGCACCGTGGAGGTCGCATGCTTTCTTCGGTATTGCCTGTTCACCACCACAGACCAGTTGATCCTTATGGTGCAGCGCCGGATCGCCGATCTGTGGCGTCAGGCTGCCGCCGATGTCCCCGCTACCGTCAATTGGGCCGCAATGTACAAAACGCTGCTCGGCGAACTTGTTGCCTTGAGCGCGCAAGGTGCGGTGCCAGATGCTGAGTTGCGTGCCCGTCTTGAAGCCTTGATCACCGAAACCCAGAAACGCAAACCACCGAGCAGGGCCTCCCTGGTCCGCGAGGGATTGATTGATGGAATTCGCCCCGTGCGGTCGTTGCTCGTCGCCATTGCAAAGCTGCCCTGGCAGGCCACCGGCGAGCATCCTGCCATCGAGTACCTTGCCAAGCTGCAAGCTTTATATCTCAAAGGATCCAGAAAGCTGCCAGTTGAAGTGGTGGCACCAAGTCTGGGAATGATCTGGCAGGTTTCGATCTCCAGCCCAGACCGGGAACGGGCGTTTCAGGCGTTGGAGGTGGCCACCCTGTTTGCCCTGCGCCGCGCGGTGCGCAATGGCTCGGTCTGGATTGAGCACAGCCTGAGCTTTCGGGGTCGTGCGCGCTTGTTCTTCACGGACGAGCGTTGGCAGGCAGAGTCCAAGAAACACTATGCCCGTCTATCGTTACCCAGCAAGGCTGCCACTTTCTTGAAGCCTTTGCTGGCCAGAGTAACTGCCGGTGTCGATGCGGTGGCCGCTGCAGCCCGCAGTGGCGTACTGCGCGTGGATGATGAACTCCATTTGTCGCCATTGCCCGCAGAGGACGAAGACCCAGAAGTGACCAAGCTGCGCGCGGCTTTGGATCACCGCATCGGTGAGGTTCAATTGCCGGAAGTGATTCTGGCCGTTGACGCCCAGGTGCGCTTTAGCTGGATCATGCTCGGACGTGAGCCGCGCTCTACCGACGAGCTGCTGATGGTCTATGCCGGCATCATGGCCCACGGCACCAGTCTGACTGCGGTCGAATGCGCGCGCATGATTCCGCAATTGTCTGCCACCAGCATTCGCCAGGCCATGCGCTGGGCGCGGGACGAACGGCGTCTGAGCCAGGCCTGCCAGGCTGTGCTGGAATTCATGCAGCGACACCCGATTGCCGCCACCTGGGGGCGGTCCGATTTGGCATCTTCTGACATGATGAGCATGGAGACCACCAAACGGGTGTGGCAAGCCCGGCTTGATCCTCGGCGCAACACACCTTCCATTGGAATCTACTCCCATGTAAAAGACCGGTGGGGCATCTTCCATGCGCAGCCCTTTGTGCTCAATGAGCGCCAGGCGGGCGTGGCCATTGAAGGTGTCATCCGCCAAGAAAAGCTGGAGACCAGCCAGCTTGCTGTGGATACCCATGGCTACACCGACTTTGCCATGTCACATGCCCGTTTGCTTGGTTTTGATCTTTGCCCGCGGTTGAAGGAACTCAAACAGCGCCACCTCTTTGTGCCACGCGGCACCAAAGTGCCCGCAGAAATCGCTGCGGTGTGCGAAGCCAATGTCGACGTCGCTTTGATCGAAAAGCATTGGGATAGTCTGGTGCACCTGGCAGCCTCGGTCATGAGCGGACATGCCAGTGCGGTGGCAGCTCTTGCGCGGTTCGGTTCTGCCGCCCAGGGCGATCCAATCTATGAGGCTGGCGTGCAATTGGGGCGGTTGCTGCGTACGGCGTTTTTGGCTGACTACTTTGTCAAGGACGCTTTCAGGAACGAGTTGCGCCGGGTGCTCAATCGGGGCGAGGCTGTTAACGCCCTCAAGCGCGCCATTTATACCGGCCGGATCAGCCCGGCGCAGGCCAAACGTGTCGATGAAATGCAGGCTGTGGCCGATGCGTTGAGCCTGATGGCCAACATCGTGATGGCGTGGAATACCTCACAGATGCAGGCGGTCCTGGATCGCTGGTCGAACCGCCGCCAGGTCATTCCACCGGAACTGATCGGGAAGATTGCGCCCACCAGGCTGGAGAGCATCAACTTGCGGGGTGTGTTTCGCTTCCCGGTTGACCGCTATGCTGACCAAATCCTGCCTTCGCGGCCAAATGCATCGATAACTGGCACCAATGGATGA
- a CDS encoding alkene reductase produces the protein MSQLFTPVQIGRYTLPNRLVMAPMTRSRSDDDGVPSDLVVTYYAQRAGAGLIISEGVFPSAMGKGYVRTPGIATDAQVAVWKKVTEAVHAKGGRIFMQVMHCGRISHPSLLPNEAQPVAPSAIKPAGQTWTGSGMQAFVTPRALSLDEIAGVIDDYRMATRRALEAGFDGVELHAASGYLPEQFLSSASNQRQDQYGGSVENRARFVLEVLAAMVAEAGGDRVGIKISPEMNFNDIVDANPQETYSYLVEQLHGFNLAYLHVALFGAKVDYHALLRPRFNGAYLMGSGLDQQSAEAALANGRADATVFGGAFLANPDLPERFRQGSPLNTPDKNTFYSPGPQGYTDYPLLSGLSAN, from the coding sequence ATGAGCCAACTCTTCACGCCCGTTCAAATCGGCCGCTACACCTTGCCCAATCGCCTGGTGATGGCGCCGATGACCCGTTCGCGCTCCGACGACGACGGCGTCCCGAGCGACCTCGTTGTCACCTACTACGCCCAGCGCGCCGGCGCCGGTCTGATCATCAGCGAAGGGGTCTTCCCGTCGGCGATGGGCAAGGGCTATGTGCGCACGCCGGGGATCGCGACCGATGCCCAGGTTGCCGTCTGGAAGAAGGTCACCGAGGCCGTCCATGCCAAGGGCGGCCGGATCTTTATGCAGGTCATGCACTGCGGTCGCATCTCGCATCCGTCGCTGCTGCCGAATGAAGCGCAACCGGTTGCTCCTTCCGCCATCAAGCCGGCCGGGCAGACGTGGACCGGCAGCGGCATGCAGGCGTTCGTCACGCCCCGCGCACTCAGCCTCGACGAGATCGCAGGCGTGATCGACGACTACCGTATGGCTACCCGCCGTGCCCTGGAAGCCGGTTTTGACGGCGTGGAACTGCACGCCGCCTCGGGTTATCTGCCGGAACAGTTCCTGTCCTCCGCCAGCAACCAGCGCCAGGATCAATATGGTGGCTCGGTGGAGAATCGCGCCCGCTTCGTATTGGAGGTGCTGGCAGCGATGGTTGCCGAGGCCGGCGGGGATCGTGTCGGGATCAAGATTTCCCCGGAAATGAACTTCAACGACATCGTCGATGCGAATCCGCAAGAAACCTACAGCTACCTGGTCGAGCAGTTGCATGGCTTCAATCTGGCTTATCTGCACGTCGCGCTGTTCGGCGCCAAGGTGGACTACCACGCGCTATTGCGCCCGCGTTTCAACGGTGCCTACCTGATGGGGAGCGGCCTTGACCAGCAGAGTGCCGAGGCTGCGCTGGCCAATGGTCGGGCCGATGCGACGGTATTCGGCGGCGCCTTCCTGGCCAACCCCGATCTGCCGGAACGTTTCCGCCAAGGTAGCCCGCTCAATACCCCGGACAAGAACACCTTCTATTCGCCGGGTCCCCAGGGCTATACCGACTATCCGTTGTTGAGCGGCCTGAGCGCCAACTGA
- a CDS encoding LysR family transcriptional regulator, protein MELLNDMALFVEVVKARGFRRAAEAVGIPNSTVSRRISSLEKAIGLRLLHRTTRKIELTEAGQIYFQRCKRIVDEAKLAHEQLGELLAQPSGVLRASLPVDFANIYLAPLIAEFARRYPGISFDLDLTPRLVDLVSEPFDVAIRMGNPPNSNLIARQLANLACYLYASPRYLEQFGEPSDPADLAQHECLGFRTAKGNVWALHKADQSMEIAVGGRFQLNSVGLIRRLSTLDQGVALLPAEIVAEDLAQGRLRRVLPDWEGPATPVYAMTETRLIPAKTQRFIDFLRERLTDSDGRQR, encoded by the coding sequence ATGGAACTCTTGAATGACATGGCCTTGTTCGTCGAAGTGGTCAAGGCGCGGGGTTTCCGCCGTGCGGCCGAGGCGGTCGGGATACCCAATTCCACGGTGTCACGCCGCATCAGTTCGCTGGAAAAGGCCATCGGACTGCGTTTGCTGCACCGGACAACGCGCAAGATCGAGCTGACGGAGGCGGGCCAGATCTATTTCCAGCGCTGCAAACGCATCGTCGATGAGGCCAAATTGGCGCATGAGCAACTTGGGGAGTTGCTGGCGCAACCGAGTGGCGTGTTGCGCGCTTCATTGCCGGTGGATTTTGCGAATATCTATCTGGCGCCCCTGATCGCGGAATTCGCGCGTCGCTATCCCGGCATCAGCTTCGATCTTGACCTAACGCCGCGCCTGGTCGATTTGGTGTCTGAGCCCTTCGATGTTGCCATCCGGATGGGTAACCCACCGAATTCGAATTTGATTGCGCGGCAGTTAGCCAATTTGGCGTGCTACCTCTACGCCTCGCCACGCTATCTGGAGCAATTTGGCGAACCCTCCGATCCTGCCGACTTGGCGCAGCACGAATGCCTCGGTTTCCGCACGGCTAAGGGCAATGTGTGGGCCTTGCACAAGGCAGATCAGTCGATGGAGATTGCTGTCGGCGGACGGTTTCAACTCAATAGCGTTGGCTTGATCCGGCGGCTGAGCACGCTTGATCAAGGAGTCGCCCTCCTGCCCGCTGAAATCGTTGCGGAGGACCTGGCTCAGGGGCGGCTACGTCGCGTTCTTCCAGATTGGGAGGGGCCGGCAACCCCGGTCTATGCGATGACCGAAACGCGCCTGATACCGGCAAAGACACAACGCTTCATCGATTTTCTGCGAGAACGCCTGACTGATTCTGACGGGCGGCAGCGTTAG
- a CDS encoding tyrosine-type recombinase/integrase: MNTTTNTPPAATREPWNRGKLVGQKAPLKLKEIWAIRVRLQLSENLRDLALFDLAIDSKLRGCDLVKLRVRDVAHGEQVASRAMVMQQKTQRPVQFEITEQTRGALKNWIGAAKLRSESFLFPSRLHKSEHLSTRQYGRIVNGWVTSIGLDPSAYGTHSMRRTKASLIYRRTGNLRAVQLLLGHTKIESTVRYLGIEVDDALEMAERTEV, translated from the coding sequence ATGAACACCACGACGAACACACCGCCGGCTGCGACGCGTGAACCCTGGAACCGGGGCAAGCTCGTTGGCCAGAAGGCGCCCTTGAAGCTCAAGGAGATCTGGGCGATCCGCGTCCGCCTGCAACTGTCAGAGAACCTGCGCGACCTCGCGCTCTTCGACCTGGCAATCGACAGCAAGCTGCGCGGCTGCGATCTGGTCAAACTGCGGGTACGTGATGTCGCTCATGGCGAGCAGGTTGCCTCGCGGGCAATGGTTATGCAGCAGAAGACCCAGCGTCCTGTGCAGTTCGAGATCACCGAGCAGACGCGAGGCGCGCTGAAGAACTGGATCGGCGCGGCGAAGCTTCGTTCCGAGAGCTTCCTGTTTCCGAGCCGGCTGCATAAGTCCGAACATCTGTCGACCCGCCAGTACGGAAGAATCGTCAACGGCTGGGTCACGTCAATCGGTCTGGACCCGAGCGCCTACGGGACCCACTCGATGCGGCGGACGAAGGCTTCGTTGATCTACCGTCGCACGGGGAACCTCCGTGCGGTCCAGTTGCTACTTGGTCACACGAAGATTGAGAGTACCGTGCGATACCTCGGGATCGAGGTCGATGACGCGCTGGAAATGGCGGAGCGCACCGAGGTGTGA